In the Mycobacteriales bacterium genome, GCTGCCGCGACGCTTTCGAACCGCTACATCACCTCACGCTTCCTTCCGGACAAGGCGATCGACCTCATCGACGAAGCGGCATCGAGGCTGCGGATGGAGATCGACTCCCGTCCGGTCGAGATCGACGAGCTGCAACGCTCGGTCGACCGGCTGCGGATGGAGGAGATGGCGCTCGAGCGCGAGGAGGACGAGGCCTCGCGCGCCCGGCTCGACCGGCTACGCGCGGAGCTCGCCGACCGATCCGAGCAGCTGGCCGCGCTCACCGCGCGGTGGGAGCGCGAGAAGAGTGGTCTCAACCGGGTCGGTGAGCTGAAGCAGCGGCTCGACAGCCTGCGCACGCAGGCCGAGTCCGCGCAGCGTCAGGGCGACTTCGAGGCTGCGTCGCGCCTGCTCTACGCCGACATCCCGGCCGCCGAAGCCGAGCTCGCCGCGGCCGCCAGCGCCTCCGAGCAACGCGAGGCGATGGTGAAGGAAGAGGTCGGTGCGGACGACGTCGCCGAGGTCGTGGCGTCGTGGACCGGCATCCCCGCCGGCCGCCTGCTCGAAGGCGAGACCGCGAAGCTGTTGCGGATGGACGAGGCGCTGTCGGCGCGGGTGGTCGGCCAGGACGACGCCGTCCACGCGGTATCGGACGCGGTTCGCCGGGCGCGGTCCGGCATCTCCGACCCGGACCGGCCGACCGGCTCGTTCCTGTTCCTCGGCCCGACCGGGGTCGGCAAGACCGAGCTCGCGAAGGCGCTGGCCGGCTACCTGTTCGACGACGAGCGGGCGATGGTGCGCATCGACATGAGCGAGTACGGCGAGAAGCACACCGTCTCGCGTCTCGTCGGCGCGCCGCCCGGCTACGTCGGCTACGACGAGGGCGGCCAGCTGACCGAGGCGGTCCGCCGCCGGCCCTACACCGTGATCCTGCTCGACGAGGTCGAGAAGGCACATGCCGACGTCTTCGACGTACTGCTGCAGGTGCTCGACGACGGCCGGCTCACGGATGGGCAGGGCCGCACCGTCGACTTCCGCAACACGATCCTGCTGATGACGTCCAACCTCGGCTCGGTCTTCATCAATGACCCGGCGTTGGACGACAAGGCGAAGCACGAGGCCGCGATGCGTGCCGCGCGCGAACACTTCAAGCCGGAGTTCCTGAACCGGCTCGACGACATCGTGGTCTTCCACTCTCTCGGCAGCGAGCAGCTGGCGCAGATCGTCGAGATCCAGATCGAGCGGCTGATGACGCGGCTGGCCGACCGGCGGCTGACCCTCGAGGTCACTGACGGCGCCCGCGAGTGGCTCGCGATCACCGGCTTCGACCCGGTCTACGGGGCCCGGCCGCTGCGGCGGCTGATCCAGACCGCGATCGGAGACCCGCTGGCGAAGGCGTTGCTCAGCGGCGCGATCGCCGATGGCGACACGGTGCTGGTCGACGTGAACGAAGACCGCTCGGGACTCTCGGTGGTCTCGGCGGCCGAGAAAGCCGCCGCGCCGTTGATCGCCTGAGCGGGCGCTGCCTGGGCCGGCGCGGCCGCACCGTCCCGATGACGGGTAATCCCGTGGCCGGGCGTACGGCGGCGTCGGTAGGGTCGCTGGCGTGAGCGACGGCGACCGCGACGAGCTGCTGACCCGGATCAAACAGGACGCGGTGGTGCACGGCCGTGTGACGCTGTCCTCCGGGCAGGACGCGGACTACTACGTGGACCTGCGGCGAGTCACGTTGTCTGCCGCGGCGGCTCCGCTCGTCGGCCGGGTGATGCTTGACCTCACCGCGGACCTCGACTTCGACGCCGTCGGCGGGCTGACCCTGGGGGCCGACCCGGTCGCTGCGGCGATGTTGCACGCGGCCGCCGCGTCCGGGCGCAAGCTCGACGCGTTCGTCGTGCGCAAGCAAGGCAAGGCACACGGCTTGCAACGCCGGATCGAGGGTCCGGATGTGGCGGGTCGGCGAGTGCTCGCCGTCGAGGACACCTCGACGACCGGGGGCTCGGTGCTGACCGCGGTCGGGGCGCTGCGCGAAGCCGGGGCCGACGTGGTCGGTGTCGCGGTGATCGTCGAGCGCGGCGCCGCAGACGCGGTGCGGGCCACGGGCCTCGACTACCTGGCGGCGTACTCGCTCGCCGATCTCGACCTGGCCTGACTCCGGCGTTTCCGCTCAGGAGCTCGCGGCCCCGCGGTGGCGAGCCATGTGCACGAGCGCGGGCACGATCGCGAGGATGACGATGATGACCGCGAGCCCTTCGATGTAGTGCCGGATGAAGGAGATGTGTCCGAGCCAGTGGCCGAGCAGGATGATCGGTACGGTCCAGACCAGCCCGCCGATCAGGTTCCACGTCGTGTATGACGGCACCGGCATCGCGGCCACCCCGACGATCGGGCTGGCGAAGGTGCGCACGATCGGGACGAACCTCGACAGCACGACCGTCCGCGCCATGCCGAACCGCTCCAGGAAGCGATCGGCGCGTTCGACGTACTCGCGCTTGTAGTACCTGGACTCGGGGCGGTCCTGCAGCCGGAGCTCCGCGCGACGGCCGACCTCGTAGCCGACTTGCCCCCCGATCACCGCCCCGGCGGCGGCCGCGATCATCAGCCAGCCGAGCGGCAGGTGCAGGTGCAGCGAGTTGTGGCCGTTCGTCGCATAGCCGGCGACGAACAGCAGCGAGTCGCCGGGCAGGAAGAAGCCGACCAGCACTCCCATCTCGGCCAGCAGGATGACCAGTACGCCGATGACGCCGAAGGTCGAAAGCAGGTGCGTCGGGCTGATCGCACCGAGCAACGCCTGCTGGTGCAGCGCGAGCTGGTGCAAGGCCGGCGCGTCCGCCGCCTGCGAGGCAAGGTGCTGGTGCACGCGCGCAGGGTAGCGCCCATACTTCAGGACAAGGCATGGTGAGCAGTGCCCCGGGAAAGACAGCCAACGGTCTGTGCTGAGGAGAGCCGAGATGCCCGTCGCGAACCCTGAGGTCTACGCCGAGATGATCGACCGGGCGAAGGCCGGTGGCTTTGCCTATCCGGCGATCAACGTGACGTCGTCGGGGAGTCTGAACGCCGCGCTGCGCGGGTTCGCCGATGCCGAAAGCGACGGCATCATCCAGATCTCCTGGGGCGGCGCCGAGTTCGCCTCCGGTGCCTCGATCAAGAACATGGTGTCCGGGGCGGTGGCGATGGCGGCGTTCGCCAAGGTCGTCGCGACGAACTACCCGGTCAACGTCGGTCTGCACACCGACCACTGCCCGCCGGACAAGCTGGCCGGCTACATGCGTCCGCTGCTGGAGCTTTCGATCGAGCGCGTAAAAGCCGGAGGCGACCCGATCTTCGGCTCGCACATGTGGGACGGCTCGGGCCTGGATCTCGAGGACAACCTCAAGACCGCCGACGAGCTGTTCGCGATGTCGATCGAGGCGCACACGATCATGGAGCTCGAGATCGGCGTCGTCGGTGGCGAGGAGGACGGCGTCAGCAACGAGCAGAACGAGAAGCTCTACACCTCGCCGAAGGACATGATGCGGGTCGCCGAGGTCCTCGGCGCTCCGGGCGAGCGCGGCCGCTACCTGCTCGCCGCGGTCTTCGGCAACGTGCACGGCGTCTACAAGCCCGGATCGGTCAAGCTCAAGCCCTCGATCCTCAAGGAGGGTCAGGAGTACGTCGGCAAGAAGCTCGGTGTGGAGCGGCCGTTCGACCTCGTGTTCCACGGCGGTTCGGGCTCGATGTTCGACGAGATCCGCGAGACGCTGAACTACGGCGTGGTCAAGATGAACGTGGACACCGACACGCAGTACGCGTTCACCAGGCCGGTGGTCGACCACATGATGAAGAACTACGACGGGGTGCTGAAGGTCGACGGCGACGTGGGCAGCAAGAAGGCGTACGACCCGCGGGCGTGGGGCCGGGCGGCTGAGGAGGGCATGGCCGCGCGGGTGACCAAGGCGTGCGAGGACCTGAAGAGCACCGGCACCCGGATGACCTGACCCGGCCGGGCGGCGTTCCACTTGGCCGATCGGCCGTCACAAGTGGATCACGACTGGGCGCTCAGCAGGTCGATGTGCGCCGCAAAACCGGCAAGTACGACGTATCGTTGGAGAGCTTTCTTCCATCCGAGTAGGGGAACGATGTCGTCGACGCTGCGCGCGTTCGCTGTGGCGAGCTGCTCCGCGCTTCTCGTGGCCGGTGTGGCCACTTCAGCCGCCGCCTCCGGCGGCACCGACTTCAGCCTGCATCCGGCGTACGGCGTCCAGGGCAGCACGCTCACGCTGACCGGTGCCACCTTCACCGGCGAGACCGCCGCCACCATCAATGGCATTACCGCCGCTCACTTCCACCACGTCAACGCGCAGAAGGTGACGATCGTCGTGCCGGCCGGCGCGACCTCTGGTCCCGTGGTCGTGACCGGTGCGAAGACGCTGAACGGGCCGGACTTCTCGCTCCAGCAGCAGACCACCGCTACCGCGACCCTGTCGCGCAGCAGCCTGACCTTCACCCAGTCGCTCGTGGTGACCGGCGACCTGACCGAAAAGAGCACTGGCCACCCGGTGAGCGGGCAGCCGGCGGTGCTCCAGCACCGGGTCGCGGGGTCGACGTCCTGGCACCGTGCGAAGGGCACGCCGCAGCGCACGACCGGCTCGCAGGGCCAGGTCGGGTGGACGGTGCAGCCCGCGGTCAGTGGCGCTTACCGGGTGGCGTTCAAGAACACCCCGAGCTACACGAGCGCGACGACGTCCGGGCACAAGTACGCGTTGCGCCCGCTGCTGTCGTTCAACCCGCAGCACACCGTTCCGGTCTACTCGGACTCGGTGCTGCGCGGCCGGGTCCGGCCGCACCTGACCGGCACCATCTATCTCTGGAAGCAGGTCGACGGCGTCTGGAAGCACGCCGGCAAGACGACGGCGTACGACGGTCGGTTCTCCTTCACGATCCATCCCGATGCGCTCGGTCCGGTGCTCTACCGCGTGGTCCGGCACTACGACGGATTGCACGCGCACGCCCAGTCCGCGACCTTGCACCTGCAGGTCGTGCACCGCGAACTGGTGCTGGGTGACTCGGGCTCGGACGTGAAGGCACTGCAGAAGCGGTTGCGCAAGCTGCACTACTGGCTCGGCTCGGTGAGCAAGTACTACGGCGACGACACCCTGCACGCGGTGACCGCGTTCGAGAAGGTGCAGAAGCTTCCGCCCAACGGCGAGGTCACGATGGCGGTGTGGAACAAGCTGAACCACCCGCGCCACATCCACCTGCGCCATCCGCACGCCGCGACCTACGAGGTTGAGGTCAACATCGGCCGGCAGGTGCTGCTGATGGCCAAGGACGGCCACATCACGCACATCCTCGACACCTCGACCGCGGGCGGCTACCTCTACAAGAACTCCGAAGGCGGGATCTCCAGGGCGATCACCCCGACCGGTCACTTCTCGATCCAGTACAAGCTGACCGGCACCCGCGTCTCGAAGCTCGGCACGCTGTACTACCCGTCGTACTTCACCGACACCGGCTACGCGATCCACGGTGAGGGCAACGGCAACAGCGGCGGCGAGGTGCCGCCGTACCCGAACAGCCACGGCTGCGTCCGGATCACCGATGACGCCGTGCTGCACTTCTTCAGCTCGGCCTACCTCGCGGTCGGCGCTTCGGTCTGGATCTACCACTGAGCCGGCTGCCACGAGGCCGCCGGTGACCCACGGCGGCAACCTGCTGGGCGAGCCACCGGAGACGCTGCTGCCGGATGACCCGCAGGCTCGTACGGCGCTAGAGGCGGGCGAGGATCCGGCCGCGGTCGCGGCTCGGTTCCCGTCGTACCTCGCCGCCTGGGCGGCACTGGCCGACGCGGCCTACGAGCGCGGCGCGGTGATCGAGTCCTACGCCTACGCGCGGGTCGGCTACCACCGCGGGCTCGACGCGCTGCGGCGGTCGGGGTGGAAGGGTTGGGGACCGGTGCCGCGGTCGCACGAGCCCAACCAGGGGTTCCTGCGTTCGCTCAACGCGCTCGCCCGCGCTGCGCAAGCGATCGGTGAGAGCGACGAGGCGGAGCGCTGCCGGTCCTTTCTGGCCGAGAGCGATCCCTCCGCGCCGCTCGGCTGACCGTCGCCCGCTCAGCTGCTGATCGCGTCCGCCAGGACGTGCTCGACCTGTGTCGGGCTCATCCCGATCGAGTCGACCATCAGCAGGTCGCCGTCCGGGAAGGTGATTGCGGTGCTCACGTGATCCGGCAGGGCAGCGGCGCTCTTGGTCGCGCGGGCGCAGCCGGGCTGAGGGACACCGACGCCGAATCCGGCCGGGCTGAGCTTCGAGAACCGGGCCGTCCTGAGGCTCTTGAGCAGCGCGCTCCGCATCGGCAGCGGGGTGTGGGAGATGAGGCGCTTGACCGTCGCCGCCGCTGGTGCGTGCACCACCGACATCGGGCAGACCGGTGAGGTGCCGAACTGATCGATGACGGCCGGCAGCCCAGCGATCGTCGTGGTGATCCGCTTCCTCTCGGCGGCGGGGACGACCGCCCGCTCGGCCGTGGCGATCGGACCGCGGAACATGCTCATGCCGAGGCTCATGCGGGCGCTTCGATCCATCAGCTTGGCGCCTTGGTCCTTGCCCCCGAGATGGTGGGTGGCCGGCCCGAGGTTCATCACCGTGCCGGCGCTCCCGCTCCAGCCGGCGGGGAACTGCAGCCGGTGGTTGAGCAGCGTCACGCTGACCCCGGACTGCGCTGCGTTGCTCGTGAGGCCGTTGATGCCGCTGACGGCGCCGCTGCCCACGGCGTTGGCGGCCAGTATCGAGCCGGCCGCGAGCGCCGCAACCCCGAGCGGGGCACCCAGGAGCACCAGCCGCTGCTGGCGGGCGTACCTGCGACGTACGACGGCCACCAGCGCCGGATCCACGGCCAGGTCCGCCAACTCTGTGCCGAAGCGGGCGTGGAACGCGTCGCGGATCTGCTCGTCAGTGGTCATGGCCGGCTCCGATCGCAGTGGGGACGGTAGGGAGGTCGAGGACGTGGCGCAGGTGGGCGAGCGCCTTGCTGGTCGTTGACTTGACGGTGCCCTCCGAGCAGCCGAGCAGGCTCGCCGTGTCGGCGACCGAGAGGTCCTCCCAGAACCGCAGGACCACGGTCGCGCGCTGGCGGTCCGGGAGCTCACGCAACGCACAGAGCAGCTCCGTGCGGTCCTCGAACGCGGACTCGGTCGCCGGCTGGACCGCCATCAGATCGGGTTCGGGTGCCGGCGACTCCGGATGGCGGCGGCGACGGCGGGCATGGTCGTGCGCGAGGTTGACCAGCACCCGCCGCGTGTAGGCGTCCGGGTTCTCGATCGCCTTGGACCAGTGCCGCGCGACCCGCAGCAGCGCGGTCTGCAGCAGGTCTTCGGCGTCGGTCCGGTCACCGAGCAGCAGGGTCGCGGTACGCAGCAGCGCGGGCGAGCGCGCGACGACGAACTCGTCGAAGTCCGAGCCCAGCCGGGTCACAGCCACACTGTCTCAACGCCGGCGGGCTCGGTCAGGTTGCCTGCGGGTTCCGGCGGGGTAGCCTCGATCCGCAAGAGGCCCCGGTCGATTGCGACCGGGGTTCGTTGTTTGCGGGGCCGGGTGGGCGGTCGTTGCGACGGCGTGCCTCGAGCGGAAGGGACGGCGCAGATGCCCGCGATCGCGCTGCTCGGCGCACAGTGGGGCGACGAGGGCAAGGGCAAGGCGACCGACCTGCTCGGCGAGCGGGTGGACTACGTCGTGAAGTTCAACGGCGGCAACAACGCCGGCCACACGATCGTGATCGGCGCCGAGAAGTACGCGCTGCATCTGCTGCCGGCCGGCATCCTCACGCCCGGCGTCACCCCCGTCATCGGCAACGGAGTGGTGGTCGACCTCGGCGTGCTGTTCAGCGAGATCGAGGCGATCTCGGCCCGTGGGGTCGACTGCTCGCGGTTGGTCGTGTCCGCCGATGCGCACGTCATCACGCCGTACCACGTCCTGATGGACAAGGTCGGCGAACGCTTTCTCGGCAAGTCGAAGATCGGTACGACGGGTCGCGGGATCGGTCCGGCGTACGCCGACAAGATGTCGCGGCTGGGCGTGCGGATCCAGGACCTGTTCGACGAGAAGATCCTTCGCCAGAAGGTGGAGGGCGCGCTCGAGCTGAAGAACCAGATCCTGGTGAAGGTCTACAACCGCAAGGCGATGTCGGTCGACGAGGTGGTCAGTGAGCTGATCGCGTCTGCCGACCGGTTGCGTCCCATGGTTGCCGACACGCAGCTGATGCTTGGCGCGGCACTCGATGCCGGGAAGGTCGTCCTGCTCGAGGCCGGACAGGCCACGATGCTCGACGTCGACCACGGGACCTATCCGTTCGTCACGTCGTCCAACCCGACCGCGGGCGGGGCGTGCACCGGTTCGGGAATCCCGCCGACGCGGATCGACCGCGTGGTCGCGGTTGCGAAGGCCTACACGACCCGGGTCGGCGAAGGACCGATGCCGACCGAGCTGCTCGACGCGGGCGGCGATCGGCTGCGCAGCGTCGGGGCGGAGTTCGGCGTGACCACCGGCCGCCCGCGCCGATGTGGCTGGTACGACGCGGTCGTCGCGCGCTACGCAGCGAGGGTCAACGGCGTGACCGACTTCGTGCTGACCAAGCTCGACGTTCTCACCGGGCTCGAACAGATCCCCGTGTGCGTCGCGTACGACGTGGACGGCACCAGGCACGAGCAGATGCCGATGACCCAGACCGAGTTCCACCATGCGCGACCGATCTACGAGCAGTTCTCGGGGTGGGACGAGGACATCACGGCGGCCCGGTCGCTCGACGACCTGCCCAAGGCGGCGCGCGCGTACGTCGAGGCGATCGAGTCGCTCAGCGGCGCGCCGGTCTCGGTTGTGGGCGTCGGCGCAGAGCGCGAGCAGACCGTCGCGATCCGGCCGCTGCTGTGAGGGCCCGATGCGCGTCCTGGTGATCGGCGGCGGCGGCCGCGAGCACGCGCTGTGCCTCGCGCTGTCCCGCGACTCTGCGGTGACCGCGTTGTTCTGCGCACCGGGCAATCCCGGGATCGCCAAGGTGGCGAGCCTGCTGGCGATCACCGACCCGGTCGATGCCGCCCGCGAGGCGACCGCCGATCTGGTCGTGATCGGCCCCGAGGCGCCGCTCGTGGCGGGGGTCGCGGACGAGCTTCGAGCCGCCGGCTTCGTGGTCTTCGGCCCGAGCGCCGCGGCCGCGCAGCTCGAAGGCAGCAAGGCGTTCGCCAAGGACGTGATGGCGGCCGCGGGCGTGCCGACAGCCGGGCACTGGGTGGCCGAGACGCCCGCTGAGGTCGCGGAAGTGCTGGACCGGCTCGAACCGCCGTACGTCGTGAAGCACGACGAGCTCGCGGCCGGCAAGGGCGTGGTGGTCACCGGCGACCGGGGCGAGGCGCGGCGTCACGCCGCCGGGCATCGGGTCGTGATCGAGGAGTACCTCGACGGGCCGGAGGTATCTCTGTTCTGCCTGACCGACGGTGTCGCGGTCGTGCCGTTGCTTCCGGCGCAGGACTTCAAGCGGGTGGGCGACGGCGACACCGGGCCGAACACCGGTGGCATGGGCGCGTATGCGCCGTTGCCCTGGGCGCCGGCCGACCTGGTCGACGAGGTCGTCGCCCGGGTGGCGCGACCCACGATCGAGGAGATGGCGCGGCGGGGCACGCCGTTCGCCGGCCTGCTCTACGTCGGTCTCGCTCTCACCTCGACCGGGGTGAAGGTGGTGGAGTTCAACGCCCGGTTCGGCGATCCCGAGACGCAGTCGGTGCTCGCCCTGCTCGAGACGCCGCTGGCCGGCGTACTCCACGCGACCGCCACCGGCACCCTCGCCGGCCTGCCGCCGTTGCAGTGGCGCGACGGCTTCGCGGTGACCGTCGTCCTGGCCTCGGCCGGCTATCCCGCGGCGCCGCGGACCGGCGACCCCGTTCATGGCCTAGACGCGGTCAGCGGCGCGGACGTGCTGCATGCCGGGACCGCGGAGGTCGACGGCGCGCTGGTCACGGCCGGCGGGCGGATCCTTGCGGTCACGGCGGTCGCCGCCGAGCTCGCCGGTGCGAGAGAATCGGCGTACGCCGGGATCGAGCGGATCACGATCGAAGGCGCGCATTACCGCACCGACATCGCAGAGGCGGCCTCATGATCGAGCGCTACACGCTCCCCGAGATGGGCCGGGTGTGGAGCGAGGCGCACAAGTACGAGCTGTGGTGCCGGGTCGAGACCGTCGTGCTCGAGGCGCACGCCGCCGCCGGCACGGTGCCCGCGGATGCGCTCGGGCCGGTCCGCGCCGCGCCGCCGCCCACGCCCGAGGCGGTCGCAGCGGTCGAGGCGGTCACGCAGCACGACGTGATCGCGTTCCTCACCGCGTGGGCCGACAACACCACTCCGCGCGAGGCGGCGGCCTGGGTGCACTTCGGCATGACGTCGTCGGACCTGCTCGACACCGCGCTCGCCCTGCAGCTGGTCGGCGCCACGGACCTGTTGTTGGCGAAGACGACCGCACTGGTCGGCGGGCTCCGCGATCATGCGCTCAGCCATCGCGACACGATCCGGGTCGGACGCACGCACGGCGTGCACGCCGAGCCGGATGTGTGGGGTCATCGGGTCGCCGACTTCGCGTTCGCGATGGCGCGGTCGCGTGACCGGCTGCTCCGGGCCCGCGACGCGGTCGGCATCGCGAAGATCTCCGGCGTACTCGGGACGTACTCGAACATCGATCCGGCGGTCGAGCGCCAGGTCGCGGCCGAGCTCGGCCTGCGGCCCGCGGACGTCGCGACCCAGGTGGTCCTCCGTGACGGGATCAGCGAGTGGGTCTCGTCGCTTGCTCTTCTTGCGTCGGTCTGCGAGGCCGTCGCGCTCGAGGTCCGGCACGGCCAGCGCACCGAGGTCCGCGAGCTGGCCGAGCCGTTCGGCGCCGGCCAGAAGGGCTCGAGCGCGATGCCGCACAAGCGCAACCCGGTGATGTGCGAGCGGATCTGCGGCCTGGCGCGCATCGTGCGCGCGCAGATCGTGCCGGTCATGGAGGGCATCGCGCTCTGGCACGAGCGCGACATCTCCCACTCGTCCGTGGAACGGATCGCCCTCCCGGATGCGGCGATCGGCACCGACTACCTGCTGCACCTGACCGGCCGGCTGGTCAACGGTCTGGTGGTCGACGTCGAGCGCATGCGCTCCAACCTCGACGCCACCGGCGGCCTGATCTACACCAGCGCGGTCCTGCTGGAACTGGTCGAGGCCGGGCTCTCGCGCGAGGACGCCTACGCCCTCACCCAGGCGGCAGCGATGGACACCTGGACCACCGGCGTTCCGTTCCGCGAGACGTTGCGCAAGCACGCGGCGGATGCCGGCCAGGAGCTCGACGAGGCCCGCCTGGACGAGGTGTGCCGGCCGCAGCGCTACCTGAAACGGCTGGATGGAGTCTTCGAGCGACTGGAGGGGCTGAGCTAGTGCCGGAACACGCACTGGCCGGGCTGGACGAGTTCCGGCTGCATTCGGGCAAGGTCCGCGATCTCTACGTCGCCGGCGAGGACCAGCTGCTGATGGTCGCGAGCGACCGGATCTCGGCCTTCGACTACGTGCTGCCGACCGAGATCCCGGACAAGGGCGCGGTGCTCACCGGCATCTCGCTCTGGTGGTTCGAGCGGCTCGCCGACCTCGTGCCCAACCACGTCATCACCGCAGACGTCGCCGAGTACCCGCTGGTGTTTGCGCCGTACGCCGATGCGCTGCGCGGGCGGTCGGTGCTGTGCCGGACGCTGGAGATGGTCAGCGTCGAGTGCGTCGCCCGCGGCTACCTCGCCGGCAGCGGCGCCGCGGACTACCGGGCGACCGGCAGCGTGTGCGGGGTCGACCTGCCGCCGGGGCTGCGCGACGGCTCGCGGTTGCCGGCGCCGATCTTCACGCCGACGACGAAGGCGCCGAGCGGGGAGCACGACGCGGCGATGACGTTCGACCAGGTGGTGGAGGCGGTGGGGCCCGAGCTCGCCGGCGAGCTGCGCAAACTGACGCTTGCGGTCTACGCGCGCGGGCGCGAGCTTGCCGAACAGGCCGGGATCATCCTCGCCGACACCAAGATCGAGCTCGGTCACGACCAGGACGGGACCCTGACCCTCGGCGACGAGGTCCTCACCCCGGACTCGTCGCGGTTCTGGCCTTCACTCACCTGGGCCCCCGGCGGCCCGCAGGAGTCCTACGACAAGCAGTACGTGCGCGACTGGCTCAGCGACGAGTCCGGCTGGGATCGCAAGAGCGAGCCTCCGCCGCTTCCCGACGACGTCGTCGCACGGACCAGGGAGAAGTACGTCGAGGCCTACGAGCGGCTGACCGGGCGCGACTTCCACGACTACCTCGCCGCCACTCCCTGACTGCCGTCAAGATCACGGCAGCGAGGGGTGCGGCGTGGTCGGTAGGGTTTGGCAGGTGACCCGAGTCGTCGTCGACGTCATGCCCAAGCCCGAGATCCTCGACCCTCAGGGCCAGGCGATCGCTCGCGCGCTGCCCGACCTCGGCTTCGACACGGTGACGTCCGTGCGCCAGGGCAAGCGGTTCGAGATCGAGATCGCCGACGGAGCGGACGCCCGCGAGATCGCCAGCCGCGCCGCCGAGGCGGTGCTCGCGAACCCGGTGATCGAGGACTTCACCATCCACATCGAGGACTGACCGTCGCGGCCGGGGCGTGGCCACGCCGAGGGCGCGGAGACCGCGCGGCCGGTGCCACCCCGCTCGGTATCCTCGGCCTGTGAGCGCCACGACCACCATCGGCGTGGTGACGTTCCCCGGCTCGCTCGACGACCACGACGCGATTCGCGCCGTGCGCGCGGTCGGAGTCGAGGCGGTGCCGCTGTGGCACGGCGACGCCGCTCTGCACGGCGTCGACGCAGTCATCCTTCCGGGCGGGTTCTCGTACGGCGACTACCTCCGTGGCGGTGCGATCGCGCGGTTCTCACCGGTGGTCGGATCGGTCGTTGCCGCCGCCCGCTCGGGGCTCCCGGTGCTCGGTATCTGCAACGGCTTCCAGGTGCTCTGCGAGGCGCAGCTGCTCCCTGGGGCCCTGGTGCGCAACGCCGGGCTGCGATTCGTCTGCCGGGACCAGGTCCTGACCGTCGAGAACACCTCGACTCGCTGGACGAGCGACTATTCGCCGGGCGAGGAGATCCTCGTCCCGGTCAAGCACGGCGAAGGCCGGTACGTCGCCGACGCCGCGACCGTCGAGCAGCTGGAAGCCGAGGGACTGGTCGTGTTCCGCTACGCGGGAGGCAACCCGAACGGTGCGCTGCACGACATCGCCGGCATCACCAACTCGGCCGGAAACGTGGTCGGCCTCATGCCGCACCCGGAGCACGCGATCGACACGTTGACCGGGCCGAGCGCCGACGGCCTTCCGATGTTCACGTCGGTTGTCGCCGCCATGGTCTCTGCATGACCGACTTCGAGACCGTTGCGGCCGCCGCGGACGCGCCCGACCTCGCCCAGCCGTATGTCGAGCTCGGCCTCAAGGACGACGAGTACTCGCGGATCCGCGAGATCCTCGGGCGTCGCCCGACCGACACCGAGCTCGCGATGTACAGCGTCATGTGGAGCGAGCACTGCTCGTACAAGTCCAGCAAGGTCCACTTGCGGCAGTTCGCCGACAACCCGCCAGCGAGCGCGGCGATGCTCGTCGGCATCGGCGAGAACGCCGGCGTCGTCGACGTCGGCGACGGGCTCGCGGTCACCTTCAAGGTGGAGAGCCACAACCATCCGTCGTACGTCGAGCCCTATCA is a window encoding:
- a CDS encoding DUF3151 domain-containing protein encodes the protein MTHGGNLLGEPPETLLPDDPQARTALEAGEDPAAVAARFPSYLAAWAALADAAYERGAVIESYAYARVGYHRGLDALRRSGWKGWGPVPRSHEPNQGFLRSLNALARAAQAIGESDEAERCRSFLAESDPSAPLG
- a CDS encoding SigE family RNA polymerase sigma factor, whose amino-acid sequence is MTRLGSDFDEFVVARSPALLRTATLLLGDRTDAEDLLQTALLRVARHWSKAIENPDAYTRRVLVNLAHDHARRRRRHPESPAPEPDLMAVQPATESAFEDRTELLCALRELPDRQRATVVLRFWEDLSVADTASLLGCSEGTVKSTTSKALAHLRHVLDLPTVPTAIGAGHDH
- a CDS encoding adenylosuccinate synthase, which gives rise to MPAIALLGAQWGDEGKGKATDLLGERVDYVVKFNGGNNAGHTIVIGAEKYALHLLPAGILTPGVTPVIGNGVVVDLGVLFSEIEAISARGVDCSRLVVSADAHVITPYHVLMDKVGERFLGKSKIGTTGRGIGPAYADKMSRLGVRIQDLFDEKILRQKVEGALELKNQILVKVYNRKAMSVDEVVSELIASADRLRPMVADTQLMLGAALDAGKVVLLEAGQATMLDVDHGTYPFVTSSNPTAGGACTGSGIPPTRIDRVVAVAKAYTTRVGEGPMPTELLDAGGDRLRSVGAEFGVTTGRPRRCGWYDAVVARYAARVNGVTDFVLTKLDVLTGLEQIPVCVAYDVDGTRHEQMPMTQTEFHHARPIYEQFSGWDEDITAARSLDDLPKAARAYVEAIESLSGAPVSVVGVGAEREQTVAIRPLL
- the purD gene encoding phosphoribosylamine--glycine ligase, with translation MRVLVIGGGGREHALCLALSRDSAVTALFCAPGNPGIAKVASLLAITDPVDAAREATADLVVIGPEAPLVAGVADELRAAGFVVFGPSAAAAQLEGSKAFAKDVMAAAGVPTAGHWVAETPAEVAEVLDRLEPPYVVKHDELAAGKGVVVTGDRGEARRHAAGHRVVIEEYLDGPEVSLFCLTDGVAVVPLLPAQDFKRVGDGDTGPNTGGMGAYAPLPWAPADLVDEVVARVARPTIEEMARRGTPFAGLLYVGLALTSTGVKVVEFNARFGDPETQSVLALLETPLAGVLHATATGTLAGLPPLQWRDGFAVTVVLASAGYPAAPRTGDPVHGLDAVSGADVLHAGTAEVDGALVTAGGRILAVTAVAAELAGARESAYAGIERITIEGAHYRTDIAEAAS
- the purB gene encoding adenylosuccinate lyase is translated as MIERYTLPEMGRVWSEAHKYELWCRVETVVLEAHAAAGTVPADALGPVRAAPPPTPEAVAAVEAVTQHDVIAFLTAWADNTTPREAAAWVHFGMTSSDLLDTALALQLVGATDLLLAKTTALVGGLRDHALSHRDTIRVGRTHGVHAEPDVWGHRVADFAFAMARSRDRLLRARDAVGIAKISGVLGTYSNIDPAVERQVAAELGLRPADVATQVVLRDGISEWVSSLALLASVCEAVALEVRHGQRTEVRELAEPFGAGQKGSSAMPHKRNPVMCERICGLARIVRAQIVPVMEGIALWHERDISHSSVERIALPDAAIGTDYLLHLTGRLVNGLVVDVERMRSNLDATGGLIYTSAVLLELVEAGLSREDAYALTQAAAMDTWTTGVPFRETLRKHAADAGQELDEARLDEVCRPQRYLKRLDGVFERLEGLS
- a CDS encoding phosphoribosylaminoimidazolesuccinocarboxamide synthase; this translates as MPEHALAGLDEFRLHSGKVRDLYVAGEDQLLMVASDRISAFDYVLPTEIPDKGAVLTGISLWWFERLADLVPNHVITADVAEYPLVFAPYADALRGRSVLCRTLEMVSVECVARGYLAGSGAADYRATGSVCGVDLPPGLRDGSRLPAPIFTPTTKAPSGEHDAAMTFDQVVEAVGPELAGELRKLTLAVYARGRELAEQAGIILADTKIELGHDQDGTLTLGDEVLTPDSSRFWPSLTWAPGGPQESYDKQYVRDWLSDESGWDRKSEPPPLPDDVVARTREKYVEAYERLTGRDFHDYLAATP
- the purS gene encoding phosphoribosylformylglycinamidine synthase subunit PurS, translating into MTRVVVDVMPKPEILDPQGQAIARALPDLGFDTVTSVRQGKRFEIEIADGADAREIASRAAEAVLANPVIEDFTIHIED